Proteins encoded by one window of Cloeon dipterum chromosome 2, ieCloDipt1.1, whole genome shotgun sequence:
- the LOC135936901 gene encoding protein mono-ADP-ribosyltransferase PARP12-like — MCGGCGPGRSESEPPPSPVRSVSSLQLGVTPSSSSPSFFAPPRVRRKRAKKQMQYNTQVIPVVLKKVTTTFLQAYPTRTLTDGELQGLLPPDWSPTCVRDFRHVGLVRVQPSPSDQCIINNLNLQIGGIVVKGMEKVENPYLYLQYQLKLIESEGSKEFLLFHATSYEKVLSIVKENFNWRLAGSRVGHRHGLGVYFSSSPTFCLRFAKQGRCRCFLVARVPVGGVSTGSRDTRLPGPCADATGDGRNTIVKYHDHEFYPQYVIHI; from the exons ATGTGCGGTGGCTGCGGCCCGGGGAGAAGCGAATCGGAACCACCCCCTTCCCCCGTGAGATCCGTCTCCTCCCTCCAACTGGGAGTCACGCCTTCTTCATCATCCCCCTCGTTCTTCGCTCCACCCCGCGTGCGTCGCAAGAGGGCGAAAAAGCAGATGCAGTACAACACGCAGGTCATCCCCGTCGTGCTGAAAAAGGTGACCACCACCTTCCTGCAGGCCTACCCCACCCGCACCCTTACTGACGGCGAGCTGCAAGGGCTGTTGCCACCTGACTGGTCTCCAACCTGTGTCCGCGATTTTCGACACGTCGGCCTCGTCAGGGTGCAGCCCTCTCCTAGCGACCAGTGCATCATCAACAACCTGAATTTACAAATTGGCGGAATTGTTGTCAAAGGGATGGAAAAG gTGGAGAATCCTTACCTGTACCTGCAGTACCAGCTGAAACTGATAGAAAGCGAGGGGAGCAAGGAGTTTTTGCTTTTCCACGCCACCAGCTACGAAAAGGTTTTGTCCATCGTGAAGGAAAACTTCAactggcggctggcgggaAGCCGCGTTGGCCACCGGCACGGCCTCGGCGTCTACTTCTCGAGCAGTCCAACCTTCTGCCTCAGGTTCGCCAAGCAGGGCCGTTGTCGGTGCTTCCTGGTGGCAAGGGTGCCGGTCGGCGGCGTCTCGACTGGCAGCCGCGACACCCGGCTGCCCGGCCCCTGCGCCGACGCCACCGGAGACGGCAGAAACACCATCGTCAAGTACCACGACCACGAGTTCTATCCCCAATATGTCATTCACATCTGA
- the LOC135936658 gene encoding RCC1 and BTB domain-containing protein 1-like: MSSNCLNKWKLFVLLSKEVKQNIRLAIVFGRNAIFVMRDDDVYGFGINANGCLGIGDTQPHTKPEKIQILCGQNVIGLEHGGFKTKFSVFAICSSGTLFAWGKNERGELGLGTKEYTMVPTKVEGDLEGKRVVQVACGKSHTLVLTSDGEVFAFGSNDYGQLGLGNTVDTSHPKKVNGLLAGRFVTAVACGFVMSFALLDTGEVITWGKAQIGEVDSTQALFPNPRIAPGSEGVLFSKIVCGPTHALLLSREGEVRTWGYNTTDQLVEQRLGPAIHVFKDMGRVTDIAASQNPEIHHSSAAINENGQVFRFNVWGALTSLTSETPELTSFSTLDEVFAATEPEATARPLRPKFDSINSTAERFFEDPETCNFTFIVEGKKIHVHKLILVMRSTVFRAIFYGKYFKDSSVRELTIEGSSYEAFHAFLKYFYTNEINLNDDIITSLIGLSCFFLVADIQEACIKYTKQNLNMENVAVFHEVARFHKFEELEDTIFDFFLDHEAEVKSAFFSKTLKENDERVFSDRSFRREILKKVIASQTPTSSGKRCPLRRFIQNHLTF, encoded by the exons ATGTCGTCGAACTGCCTgaataaatggaaattatttgtgttGCTGAGTAAGGAGGTGAAGCAGAACATCCGCCTTGCCATCGTTTTCG GAAGGAATGCAATTTTCGTAATGAGAGATGACGATGTTTACGGATTCGGCATCAACGCAAACGGATGCCTCGGCATTGGAGACACGCAGCCTCACACAAAGCCGGAGAAAATCCAAATTCTCTGCGGACAAAATGTCATAG GTCTGGAGCATGGAGGCTTCAAAACAAAGTTCTCAGTTTTCGCAATTTGCTCGTCTGGCACTCTTTTCGCGTGGGGCAAAAACGAAAGGGGCGAGCTCGGACTGGGGACAAAGGAGTACACGATGGTTCCGACCAAGGTAGAAGGGGATTTGGAGGGGAAAAGAGTTGTCCAGGTCGCCTGTGGAAAGAGTCATACCCTGGTCTTAACTTCAGATGGAGAG GTCTTCGCTTTTGGCTCCAATGACTACGGACAACTAGGCCTCGGAAACACAGTGGACACGTCACATCCGAAAAAAGTGAATGGACTTTTAGCTGGAAGATTTGTCACCGCGGTCGCGTGTGGCTTCGTCATGTCCTTCGCCCTTCTCGACACAGGAGAg GTAATCACTTGGGGCAAGGCTCAAATCGGTGAAGTGGACAGCACGCAAGCACTGTTCCCCAATCCAAGAATCGCGCCTGGCTCGGAGGGCGtcttattttccaaaattgtttgcgGCCCAACGCACGCCCTTCTTCTGTCTCGCGAAGGAGAGGTTCGCACCTGGGGATACAACACGACTGACCAGCTGGTCGAGCAGAGGCTAGGTCCTGCGATCCATGTTTTTAAAGATATGGGCAG ggTTACGGACATTGCCGCGAGCCAAAACCCTGAGATTCATCACTCTTCCGCTGCAATCAACGAAAACGGGCAGGTTTTCCGATTCAATGTTTGGGGAGCTCTTACAA GCTTGACAAGCGAAACCCCAGAACTcacctctttttcgacgctggACGAGGTTTTCGCTGCTACAGAGCCAGAAGCTACGGCCCGACCTTTGAGACCGAAATTCGACTCGATCAATTCCACTGCAGAACGATTCTTTGAAGATCCG GAAACATGCAACTTCACGTTCATCGTCGAAGGCAAGAAAATCCACGTTCACAAACTCATTCTGGTGATGCGAAGCACCGTCTtcagagcaattttttacgggaaatatttcaaggaTAGTAGCGTACg ggAGCTAACCATTGAGGGTAGCAGCTACGAGGCGTTCCACGcttttctgaaatatttctACACAAATGAGATTAATCTCAATGATGACATAATTACCa gTCTGATCGGGCTTTCTTGCTTCTTTCTGGTGGCTGATATTCAAGAAGCGTGCATCAAGTACACCAAACAAAATCTGAATATGGAAAACGTAGCTGTTTTTCATGAAGTGGCGcgttttcataaatttgag gaaCTGGAGGACACcattttcgactttttcctGGACCACGAGGCTGAGGTTAAAAGCGCCTTCTTCTCCAAaacattgaaagaaaatgatgAAAGAGTTTTCAGCGATCGTTCTTTTAGAAGAGAGATCCTCAAAAAGGTGATTGCATCACAGACTCCAACGAGCAGCGGAAAACGATGTCCGTTACGTCGATTTATTCAGAATCATCtgactttttaa